In Balaenoptera musculus isolate JJ_BM4_2016_0621 chromosome 19, mBalMus1.pri.v3, whole genome shotgun sequence, one genomic interval encodes:
- the UPK1A gene encoding uroplakin-1a isoform X2: protein MWPDIGTIWNFRHPPPFQETGPRRGLGIYREPLWEGLAREASGREGKTMASAAAATTEKGSPVVVGLLVVGNIIILLSGLALFAETVWVTADQYRVYPLMGVSGKDDVFAGAWIAIFCGFSFFVVASFGVGAALCRRRSMMLTYLALMLTVYIFECASCITSYTHRDYMVSNPSLITKQMLTFYSADSDQGRELTRLWDRIMIEQECCGTSGPTDWVNFTSAFRATTPEVVFPWPPLCCRRTGNFIPLSEEGCRLGHLDYLFTKGCFEHIGHAIDSYTWGISWFGFAILMWTLPVMLMAMYFYTTL from the exons ATGTGGCCAGATATTGGCACAATCTGGAATTTCAG ACACCCTCCCCCCTTCCAGGAAACTGGCCCAAGGAGGGGCCTGGGCATATATAGGGAGCCACTGTGGGAGGGCCTGGCCAGAGAGGCTTCAGGCAGAGAAG GCAAGACTATGGCTtctgcagcagcagcaacaacagagAAGGGGTCTCCAGTTGTGGTGGGTCTGCTGGTCGTGGGAAACATCATCATTCTG CTGTCAGGCCTGGCCCTGTTTGCTGAAACGGTATGGGTGACCGCCGACCAGTACCGCGTGTACCCACTGATGGGCGTCTCGGGCAAGGATGACGTCTTCGCCGGTGCCTGGATCGCCATCTTCTGCGGCTTCTCCTTCTTCGTGGTGGCCAGCTTTGGTGTGGGCGCAGCGCTCTGCCGCCGCCGGTCCATGATGCTCACG TACCTGGCGCTCATGCTCACCGTCTACATCTTTGAGTGCGCCTCCTGCATCACGTCCTACACCCACCGAGACTAC ATGGTGTCCAACCCATCCCTGATCACCAAGCAGATGCTGACCTTCTACAGTGCAGACTCGGACCAGGGCCGGGAACTCACCCGCCTCTGGGATCGCATCATGATTGAG caAGAGTGCTGTGGCACGTCAGGTCCCACGGACTGGGTGAACTTCACATCAGCCTTCCGGGCCACCACCCCAGAGGTGGTGTTCCCCTGGCCCCCGCTGTGCTGTCGACGGACTGGCAACTTCATCCCCCTCAGTGAAGAAGGCTGCCGCCTGGGCCACTTGGACTACCTGTTCACCAAG GGCTGCTTCGAACACATTGGCCACGCCATCGACAGCTACACGTGGGGCATCTCATGGTTTGGGTTTGCCATCCTGATGTGGACG CTTCCTGTGATGCTGATGGCCATGTATTTCTACACCACGTTGTGA
- the UPK1A gene encoding uroplakin-1a isoform X4, whose product MWPDIGTIWNFRHPPPFQETGPRRGLGIYREPLWEGLAREASGREGKTMASAAAATTEKGSPVVVGLLVVGNIIILYLALMLTVYIFECASCITSYTHRDYMVSNPSLITKQMLTFYSADSDQGRELTRLWDRIMIEQECCGTSGPTDWVNFTSAFRATTPEVVFPWPPLCCRRTGNFIPLSEEGCRLGHLDYLFTKMMNLTSDGWSWDVISGSQAPTRCFNSCKGSAEAERETRGGEPVPLAAWGPFTVMP is encoded by the exons ATGTGGCCAGATATTGGCACAATCTGGAATTTCAG ACACCCTCCCCCCTTCCAGGAAACTGGCCCAAGGAGGGGCCTGGGCATATATAGGGAGCCACTGTGGGAGGGCCTGGCCAGAGAGGCTTCAGGCAGAGAAG GCAAGACTATGGCTtctgcagcagcagcaacaacagagAAGGGGTCTCCAGTTGTGGTGGGTCTGCTGGTCGTGGGAAACATCATCATTCTG TACCTGGCGCTCATGCTCACCGTCTACATCTTTGAGTGCGCCTCCTGCATCACGTCCTACACCCACCGAGACTAC ATGGTGTCCAACCCATCCCTGATCACCAAGCAGATGCTGACCTTCTACAGTGCAGACTCGGACCAGGGCCGGGAACTCACCCGCCTCTGGGATCGCATCATGATTGAG caAGAGTGCTGTGGCACGTCAGGTCCCACGGACTGGGTGAACTTCACATCAGCCTTCCGGGCCACCACCCCAGAGGTGGTGTTCCCCTGGCCCCCGCTGTGCTGTCGACGGACTGGCAACTTCATCCCCCTCAGTGAAGAAGGCTGCCGCCTGGGCCACTTGGACTACCTGTTCACCAAG atgatgaaccTCACTAGTGACGGATGGAGTTGGGATGTGATTTCAGGCAGTCAGGCCCCAACCAGGTGCTTTAATTCCTGCAAAGGGagtgcagaggcagagagagaaaccaGAGGAGGAGAACCGGTCCCCTTGGCTGCCTGGGGGCCCTTCACCGTCATGCCTTAG
- the UPK1A gene encoding uroplakin-1a isoform X3, whose amino-acid sequence MWPDIGTIWNFRHPPPFQETGPRRGLGIYREPLWEGLAREASGREGKTMASAAAATTEKGSPVVVGLLVVGNIIILLSGLALFAETVWVTADQYRVYPLMGVSGKDDVFAGAWIAIFCGFSFFVVASFGVGAALCRRRSMMLTQECCGTSGPTDWVNFTSAFRATTPEVVFPWPPLCCRRTGNFIPLSEEGCRLGHLDYLFTKMMNLTSDGWSWDVISGSQAPTRCFNSCKGSAEAERETRGGEPVPLAAWGPFTVMP is encoded by the exons ATGTGGCCAGATATTGGCACAATCTGGAATTTCAG ACACCCTCCCCCCTTCCAGGAAACTGGCCCAAGGAGGGGCCTGGGCATATATAGGGAGCCACTGTGGGAGGGCCTGGCCAGAGAGGCTTCAGGCAGAGAAG GCAAGACTATGGCTtctgcagcagcagcaacaacagagAAGGGGTCTCCAGTTGTGGTGGGTCTGCTGGTCGTGGGAAACATCATCATTCTG CTGTCAGGCCTGGCCCTGTTTGCTGAAACGGTATGGGTGACCGCCGACCAGTACCGCGTGTACCCACTGATGGGCGTCTCGGGCAAGGATGACGTCTTCGCCGGTGCCTGGATCGCCATCTTCTGCGGCTTCTCCTTCTTCGTGGTGGCCAGCTTTGGTGTGGGCGCAGCGCTCTGCCGCCGCCGGTCCATGATGCTCACG caAGAGTGCTGTGGCACGTCAGGTCCCACGGACTGGGTGAACTTCACATCAGCCTTCCGGGCCACCACCCCAGAGGTGGTGTTCCCCTGGCCCCCGCTGTGCTGTCGACGGACTGGCAACTTCATCCCCCTCAGTGAAGAAGGCTGCCGCCTGGGCCACTTGGACTACCTGTTCACCAAG atgatgaaccTCACTAGTGACGGATGGAGTTGGGATGTGATTTCAGGCAGTCAGGCCCCAACCAGGTGCTTTAATTCCTGCAAAGGGagtgcagaggcagagagagaaaccaGAGGAGGAGAACCGGTCCCCTTGGCTGCCTGGGGGCCCTTCACCGTCATGCCTTAG
- the UPK1A gene encoding uroplakin-1a isoform X1: MWPDIGTIWNFRHPPPFQETGPRRGLGIYREPLWEGLAREASGREGKTMASAAAATTEKGSPVVVGLLVVGNIIILLSGLALFAETVWVTADQYRVYPLMGVSGKDDVFAGAWIAIFCGFSFFVVASFGVGAALCRRRSMMLTYLALMLTVYIFECASCITSYTHRDYMVSNPSLITKQMLTFYSADSDQGRELTRLWDRIMIEQECCGTSGPTDWVNFTSAFRATTPEVVFPWPPLCCRRTGNFIPLSEEGCRLGHLDYLFTKMMNLTSDGWSWDVISGSQAPTRCFNSCKGSAEAERETRGGEPVPLAAWGPFTVMP, from the exons ATGTGGCCAGATATTGGCACAATCTGGAATTTCAG ACACCCTCCCCCCTTCCAGGAAACTGGCCCAAGGAGGGGCCTGGGCATATATAGGGAGCCACTGTGGGAGGGCCTGGCCAGAGAGGCTTCAGGCAGAGAAG GCAAGACTATGGCTtctgcagcagcagcaacaacagagAAGGGGTCTCCAGTTGTGGTGGGTCTGCTGGTCGTGGGAAACATCATCATTCTG CTGTCAGGCCTGGCCCTGTTTGCTGAAACGGTATGGGTGACCGCCGACCAGTACCGCGTGTACCCACTGATGGGCGTCTCGGGCAAGGATGACGTCTTCGCCGGTGCCTGGATCGCCATCTTCTGCGGCTTCTCCTTCTTCGTGGTGGCCAGCTTTGGTGTGGGCGCAGCGCTCTGCCGCCGCCGGTCCATGATGCTCACG TACCTGGCGCTCATGCTCACCGTCTACATCTTTGAGTGCGCCTCCTGCATCACGTCCTACACCCACCGAGACTAC ATGGTGTCCAACCCATCCCTGATCACCAAGCAGATGCTGACCTTCTACAGTGCAGACTCGGACCAGGGCCGGGAACTCACCCGCCTCTGGGATCGCATCATGATTGAG caAGAGTGCTGTGGCACGTCAGGTCCCACGGACTGGGTGAACTTCACATCAGCCTTCCGGGCCACCACCCCAGAGGTGGTGTTCCCCTGGCCCCCGCTGTGCTGTCGACGGACTGGCAACTTCATCCCCCTCAGTGAAGAAGGCTGCCGCCTGGGCCACTTGGACTACCTGTTCACCAAG atgatgaaccTCACTAGTGACGGATGGAGTTGGGATGTGATTTCAGGCAGTCAGGCCCCAACCAGGTGCTTTAATTCCTGCAAAGGGagtgcagaggcagagagagaaaccaGAGGAGGAGAACCGGTCCCCTTGGCTGCCTGGGGGCCCTTCACCGTCATGCCTTAG